GCGTTCGCCGCGGCGTTGCGCGCTATCGCGGCGTGGGATTTCGAGCGCATCGTGCCGGGGCACGGCGAGGTCGTCGAAAGCGACGGCCGACGCGTGTGGCGCGAGGCGTTTCGCGCGCTGGCCGAGTGAAGACCGACGGCGACTACTTCGCCGCCTCGAGATTCAGCTGCACGTAGACGGGGCGGTGGTCGCTCGCGTCGCGCACGCCGGCGCCGTCGTGGATGCGCGCGTTGCCTTTGCCTGCGACGAACGATTTCAGGCCGGCCGAGACGAGGATGAAGTCGATGCGACTGTAGCTGTCCTCGGCGCGGTAAAAATGCGTCCACATCTCGCCACGCGAGTCGTAGGCGCGGAGCAATTCGCCGAGCGGCTGGTTGCCACGCTTGAGCAGGGCGCGCACGGGCTTGCTGTTGCGCGAGTCGTTCCAGTCGCCGCACACGATGAATTTCGCCTGCGCCGAATCAGGGAAGCGCGTGAACACGAGGTCGCGCACCGCCTCGGCCTCGAGCTGCCGCTGGATCGTGCCGTCCGGGTCGTCGGGGCGCTCGGTGCGTTTGCTCTTCAGGTGGATGACGAAGACCGTGAGATCGCCCTCGCTCGTGGCGAACGTCGCCTCAAGGACACCGCGCTTCACGACGTCGGCCTGGCCGAAATACTTAATCGGGACCTGCGTGTGGCGCTTCACGTCCTTGAACGGGAGCTTCGAGAGGATCGCGACGTGGCGCTCGGCGTCCGCGCCTTCGAGCACGGTGGCGTGCGGGTAGTCGAGCCCCGCGGCCTTGAGGTCAGCTTGGAACTCGGCGAGGAACGGCGGGCCGCCCATCTCCTCGACCGCGAGGATGTCGGGCGCGAAGCCGAGGAGCGATTGCACGAGCGCCTTCTTCTCACTGTCGGGCTTCGGGTAGGCCTTGCGATAGACGCCATCCGCCATCCGGTCGGCGATGTTGTAGTTCTCGACGTTGTAGGCGGCGACGGTGAGAGCGGACGCGAGCGCAGCCGACGCGAGCGTCAGCAATCCCAGGACGCAGCGGCGCAGAAGGGTGACGGGAAGCATGGCGGGCAGCCAAAGGCGATTCCACGGTCACGTCGACTTCGTTTCAACCGACGACGAACCGCGCCCAACCGGGCAAGGAATACGCAACATTCCGCCATGGGTGCGTGATCCGAAACGGCAAACGTGCCGAAGAAATCGCATACGCCGCGTGTCGGGCCCAGACGCGCGCCCAACTCCGTCCCCTCGCCCCACCCTTGTTCTCGGTCTCCTTTTCCATTTTCAATTCCCGGCGTTTGCACGCGCCCGGGGGGGGCGCGCGCAGGCACTGAGGGAGCGTCATGCCCGCACCGTCCTCAGCCGGCTCGCCCGTCGATCTTGTCCGCCGCGCCGAAGCGGCGGCATTCCGCGTGCTTTTGCTCCTCGCCAGCGCACTGATGGGGAGCCACGCGACGCGTGGCGTCGTGCGCGCCAAGCTTCTCGCCACAGTCTTGGTGCTGGGCACGCTGCCGCTGCTCATCGCGCTCTACGTCTTGCCCGTGCAAGTCCAGCGGACGCTGACGCACCAAGGGCACAATTACCTGCGGCAAGTCGCGCAGGATCTCGTCAACCTCACGCACAACGAAATGCAGCGCCACTTGGAGACGGCGCGCAGCTTGGCTCAGGTCGACGCCATCGCCACCGCCGTGTTGCGCCGGCATGCCGGCGAACTCGACGCCAAGGGACTCGCCTCGGCCAACCGCCAGATCTCGGCCCTCCTCCGCGGCCTCGCCGCCCATCACTACCAAGGCATCTTCCTCGCGGACGCGAACGGCCACACCTTCGCCGGCGCGCTCCGCGACGGTCCCGCCAACGCCTATGCCGCCATCGACATCAACGATCGCGCCTATTTCAGCGCCGTGCGCAACCTCCGGCAGCCCGTCGTGAGCGATCCGCTCCATTCCAAAATCGGTGGGGTGCCGATCGTCGTCGTCGCCGTGCCGATTCTGGACACCACAGGTGAGTTCGTCGGTCTGCTCGGTTTGTCGATGGAACTCGGACATCTCTCCGGTCTGCTCAGCAGTCAGAAGTTGGGGGAAACGGGATATCCCTTCGCGATCGATCGCCAGGGATTGTTGGTGGTTCACCCCGATCCGGCCCGCGCGTTCAAGCAGACGATCAACGATGTTCCCAGCGCCATCGCTCTTGGGATGAAAATGCAGCGCGGGGAAAGCGGTGTGGA
This region of Opitutia bacterium genomic DNA includes:
- a CDS encoding endonuclease/exonuclease/phosphatase family protein, which encodes MLPVTLLRRCVLGLLTLASAALASALTVAAYNVENYNIADRMADGVYRKAYPKPDSEKKALVQSLLGFAPDILAVEEMGGPPFLAEFQADLKAAGLDYPHATVLEGADAERHVAILSKLPFKDVKRHTQVPIKYFGQADVVKRGVLEATFATSEGDLTVFVIHLKSKRTERPDDPDGTIQRQLEAEAVRDLVFTRFPDSAQAKFIVCGDWNDSRNSKPVRALLKRGNQPLGELLRAYDSRGEMWTHFYRAEDSYSRIDFILVSAGLKSFVAGKGNARIHDGAGVRDASDHRPVYVQLNLEAAK